The following are encoded together in the Candidatus Neomarinimicrobiota bacterium genome:
- a CDS encoding penicillin-binding transpeptidase domain-containing protein, with protein MRFFYIQVIRGADLRAQSNNQGENRVILSAVRGKIRDRNHIPLAENIIHYSFAIHPEEVENRQEIITSFSSATGRSRDYYEGRLNNSSPYVYLERNLRSEVSRELMKIRDRGLITNRHGYRFYPHQKIASQVLGFTNVDNLGLEGIEKQFDNHLKGRDGWIVLQRDGKGRNWRNHAYPRRDPMDGSDIILTLDLNYQAILQDELSRRVVQTGAAGGMGLLVEPHTGRILALACLPDFDPNEPAASVREAYKNKIITDQFEPGSTFKIVTATAALTYNTVGIQDEFNCEDGSYVYRGQVIEDWNNFGLLTFPQIIANSSNVGTVKIAETVGNSRIYTTGRKFGFGTITGIQFPGETKGVLKETDQWSGISLAEISLGYEVSVTTLQLAAAYSAIANGGFLMKPFLVDRIIHPTGKVTYTASPQLIRKVASQPVMEQLTDMLRQVVETGTGTSARIKGWNIAGKTGTSKKYLNGKYSDTKFIASFVGFFPAHDPIMTGVIILDEPKPGYHWGGTGAAPVFRECVKRIINSDDSILVHRPQKKQEMNELIAMTEPVHKTAATEPVTLITTGTIAKPEVENGMAYVPDVRGKSLRRAINVLKNSGLTPKVRGSGTVVWQSPAPGKMVKLNSICTMGLN; from the coding sequence ATGAGGTTCTTCTATATTCAGGTCATCCGGGGAGCCGATCTCCGCGCACAGAGTAACAACCAGGGGGAAAACCGTGTCATCCTCTCAGCTGTAAGGGGAAAGATCAGGGATAGGAATCACATTCCGCTGGCAGAGAACATTATCCACTACTCCTTCGCCATTCATCCTGAAGAGGTGGAAAACAGGCAAGAAATCATCACAAGTTTTTCGTCAGCCACCGGTCGCAGCCGGGATTATTATGAAGGCAGACTTAACAATTCTTCTCCGTACGTATACCTGGAACGCAATCTTCGTAGCGAAGTGAGCCGTGAACTGATGAAGATAAGAGACAGGGGCCTGATCACAAATCGGCATGGTTACCGATTTTATCCTCATCAGAAGATCGCTTCGCAGGTCCTCGGTTTCACGAATGTAGATAATCTCGGTCTGGAAGGTATCGAGAAGCAATTCGACAACCACCTGAAGGGTCGCGACGGCTGGATTGTTCTACAGAGGGATGGAAAGGGTCGCAACTGGAGGAATCACGCTTACCCCAGGCGGGATCCTATGGACGGCTCCGATATCATATTGACATTAGATCTCAACTATCAGGCTATCTTACAAGACGAGCTGAGCCGTAGAGTAGTGCAGACAGGTGCAGCCGGCGGTATGGGTCTACTGGTTGAGCCTCACACAGGTAGAATTCTGGCCCTCGCCTGCCTGCCGGACTTTGACCCTAACGAACCGGCAGCCTCCGTCCGCGAGGCCTACAAGAACAAGATCATCACCGATCAGTTCGAACCAGGCTCCACGTTTAAAATTGTGACGGCCACGGCGGCGTTGACCTACAATACAGTAGGCATTCAGGATGAATTCAACTGCGAAGACGGCAGCTACGTCTATCGCGGACAGGTCATCGAGGATTGGAACAATTTTGGACTTCTCACTTTTCCTCAGATCATCGCCAACTCCAGCAATGTAGGGACGGTAAAGATCGCCGAGACTGTCGGCAACAGCCGCATATATACTACAGGCAGAAAATTCGGCTTCGGCACCATCACCGGAATCCAATTCCCCGGCGAAACAAAGGGTGTACTGAAGGAGACCGATCAATGGAGCGGTATTTCCCTGGCCGAGATTTCATTAGGCTACGAGGTTTCCGTTACAACTTTACAGCTGGCCGCCGCCTACAGCGCCATCGCGAATGGCGGTTTTCTTATGAAACCGTTTCTCGTGGACCGGATTATTCATCCAACGGGAAAAGTCACTTACACTGCGTCGCCGCAGCTGATCCGCAAGGTGGCATCACAGCCCGTCATGGAACAGCTCACCGATATGCTGCGTCAGGTGGTGGAAACTGGTACAGGGACAAGCGCACGCATCAAAGGGTGGAATATCGCCGGCAAAACAGGAACGTCTAAAAAATATCTGAATGGAAAATACTCTGACACAAAATTCATCGCCTCCTTTGTGGGATTCTTTCCGGCACACGACCCGATAATGACCGGCGTCATCATCCTGGATGAACCAAAGCCGGGATATCACTGGGGTGGAACAGGTGCGGCACCCGTCTTCCGTGAATGTGTCAAACGGATCATAAACAGCGACGATTCTATTCTAGTTCACCGACCCCAGAAAAAACAGGAGATGAACGAGCTCATTGCAATGACAGAACCTGTTCATAAAACAGCAGCTACTGAACCGGTCACTCTAATAACAACGGGAACAATCGCCAAACCAGAAGTTGAAAATGGTATGGCATATGTTCCAGACGTAAGAGGAAAGAGCCTCAGAAGGGCAATTAATGTTCTCAAGAATTCCGGATTGACACCAAAAGTTCGGGGGTCCGGTACTGTTGTCTGGCAGAGTCCCGCGCCCGGAAAGATGGTGAAACTGAACTCAATCTGTACCATGGGACTGAACTGA
- the rsmH gene encoding 16S rRNA (cytosine(1402)-N(4))-methyltransferase RsmH: protein MNSACSDQNSLHIPVLKKEVLSCLRIRPNGIYLDGTVGLGGHAQAVLAALSNKGQLIGLDSDGEAIKRCHSRLSHASSCHLFHGSYSNFPAHLESLGICEVDGMFLDLGLSSFQLDSPQRGFSYRQDGPLDMRFDVTAPLTAEGIVNDWNEDDLVQILQKYGEERRAKRLVKAIIEKRGGSAVRTTLDLRSIISEVTPERYLTKTLSRVFQALRITVNRELESLQQFLALFSSYLKLGGRIVIISYHSLEDRLVKARFRQLQKGCICPPDLPQCRCGKQPELGIITRKVIRPGADEIAHNSRARSARLRAAEKTG, encoded by the coding sequence GTGAATTCGGCATGCTCGGATCAAAACTCTCTCCATATCCCCGTTCTCAAGAAAGAGGTGCTTTCCTGTCTAAGGATCAGGCCCAATGGAATCTACCTGGACGGGACAGTAGGCCTCGGCGGGCATGCGCAGGCTGTGCTTGCGGCTCTTTCGAACAAAGGCCAACTTATCGGGCTTGACAGCGATGGTGAGGCAATTAAACGCTGTCATTCGCGTCTTTCACATGCCTCCTCGTGCCACCTTTTCCACGGCTCCTACAGCAATTTCCCTGCTCATCTCGAATCCCTCGGCATCTGCGAGGTGGACGGCATGTTTCTAGATCTGGGGCTTTCATCCTTCCAGCTCGATTCACCTCAGCGAGGGTTTTCCTATCGACAGGATGGGCCGCTCGACATGCGCTTTGATGTCACCGCACCCCTCACAGCTGAAGGGATTGTCAACGACTGGAATGAAGACGATCTGGTGCAAATCTTGCAAAAATACGGTGAGGAGCGCAGAGCGAAAAGACTGGTCAAAGCAATTATCGAGAAAAGGGGCGGTTCAGCTGTGCGCACAACTCTCGATCTCCGGAGCATTATCAGTGAAGTGACACCAGAAAGGTATCTCACCAAGACGCTTTCACGGGTATTCCAGGCGCTGCGTATCACCGTGAATCGTGAATTGGAGTCTTTGCAGCAGTTCCTGGCTCTGTTCTCCTCCTATTTGAAGCTGGGCGGACGCATTGTAATTATTTCTTATCACTCGCTGGAAGACCGGCTGGTAAAAGCGAGGTTCCGGCAACTCCAGAAAGGGTGCATCTGTCCCCCGGATTTGCCACAGTGCCGTTGCGGTAAGCAACCAGAATTGGGAATCATCACCAGGAAAGTGATACGCCCGGGAGCTGATGAGATTGCCCATAACAGCCGCGCCAGAAGCGCCAGGCTACGGGCAGCGGAGAAAACAGGATGA
- the mraZ gene encoding division/cell wall cluster transcriptional repressor MraZ encodes MVSLNTFTGEYAYSLDAKGRVNVPARFRTSLSGDNEGTFVLTKGMDTCIIAYPLTEWQKVETGLRQLSSASKIYRSFIRSTVRYATPVTMDKQGRIQVSPVLREFAGIEKDVMIIGVVNKIEIWNPEKLNEIEDETLTISSDELEDLRDKIVL; translated from the coding sequence ATGGTATCACTCAACACATTCACAGGTGAATATGCTTATTCCCTTGATGCCAAGGGGAGAGTAAATGTTCCGGCCCGATTTCGCACCTCCCTTTCAGGCGACAACGAAGGAACGTTCGTACTAACGAAAGGGATGGATACGTGTATCATCGCTTATCCTCTAACCGAATGGCAAAAGGTCGAGACAGGACTACGGCAACTTTCATCTGCTTCCAAGATTTACCGCTCGTTTATTCGTTCGACAGTACGATACGCCACTCCCGTCACTATGGATAAACAGGGGCGCATTCAGGTTTCCCCCGTACTGCGCGAATTTGCCGGCATTGAAAAGGATGTCATGATAATCGGCGTGGTAAACAAAATCGAAATCTGGAATCCGGAGAAACTTAACGAGATAGAAGATGAGACACTCACCATCTCTTCTGATGAACTCGAAGACTTAAGAGACAAAATCGTTCTATAA
- a CDS encoding helix-turn-helix transcriptional regulator, whose translation MISFYTELRELRQKQDIELSEVANRTKINIQYLEAMEQGDFSFLPTVYVRLFLRAYAVEIGADKDEILNQLEIHLANTGEGSPQEASLTVEETVPAMNDEDEMEEDHELKGRTPFQMQAPIGKLVALLIVVVFAVYIIRSIVTDVPAPAEEKTTVIEQAESAEERITDRFLLANYSQNRRVDELLLPAPFSLTLSTLSPIWYEYIIDGSEPASGTVSPGDEFVLKFESFVSIRIEKSSEVQLNLNDAPIGLDSLPNPTEVSYRVGTGQLTIISYIPR comes from the coding sequence GTGATATCATTTTATACAGAGCTGAGAGAGTTGCGCCAAAAGCAAGACATCGAGCTTTCCGAAGTAGCCAATCGAACAAAAATCAATATCCAGTACCTCGAAGCTATGGAGCAAGGCGATTTCTCCTTCCTGCCAACAGTCTACGTGCGACTTTTCTTAAGAGCTTATGCCGTTGAAATCGGCGCGGATAAAGACGAAATACTGAACCAGCTTGAAATACATCTCGCAAACACAGGTGAGGGATCGCCCCAAGAGGCATCACTAACAGTGGAAGAAACTGTCCCGGCAATGAATGATGAAGACGAGATGGAAGAAGATCATGAACTAAAAGGGCGCACTCCTTTCCAGATGCAGGCACCCATCGGCAAATTAGTCGCACTGCTGATAGTAGTCGTCTTCGCCGTCTACATCATCCGAAGCATTGTGACAGATGTACCTGCTCCCGCGGAAGAAAAAACTACGGTAATAGAGCAAGCGGAATCTGCCGAAGAGAGAATTACGGACAGATTCCTGCTGGCCAACTACAGCCAAAATCGCCGCGTGGACGAGTTGTTGCTGCCGGCACCCTTCTCTCTTACTCTAAGTACCTTATCCCCCATCTGGTACGAGTATATCATAGACGGATCGGAACCGGCGTCCGGGACAGTTTCTCCCGGAGATGAGTTCGTTTTGAAGTTCGAATCCTTCGTCAGCATCCGTATCGAAAAGAGCAGTGAAGTTCAACTCAATCTCAATGATGCACCAATTGGTCTCGACTCTCTCCCCAATCCCACAGAAGTTTCCTATCGGGTAGGAACGGGTCAATTGACCATTATCAGCTACATCCCCAGATAG
- a CDS encoding Maf family protein encodes MKSQFILASGSPRRKALLQKLDVPFEVIPSSVQECHTNAADPAELVQQLALEKAREVAQHFPDRVVIGADTVVVLGDTVMGKPAHEAEAKEMLRALSGNRHTVFTGVAIVKKSREEKYTFYEKTDVTFLPLTNEMIDYYIRSATPLDKAGAYGIQDWSACFVEKINGCYNNVVGFPISKFAQLLRTAKIQKRFSTNSFAL; translated from the coding sequence ATGAAGTCACAGTTCATTCTCGCTTCTGGCTCTCCCCGCCGCAAAGCACTACTGCAAAAGCTGGATGTCCCTTTCGAGGTTATCCCCAGTTCGGTTCAAGAGTGTCACACCAATGCCGCCGATCCGGCTGAACTCGTCCAGCAGCTTGCCCTTGAGAAGGCGCGGGAGGTGGCCCAGCATTTCCCGGACAGGGTGGTCATCGGCGCGGATACCGTAGTCGTCCTCGGGGATACTGTTATGGGGAAACCGGCCCACGAGGCAGAAGCGAAAGAAATGCTGAGAGCTTTATCTGGCAACAGACATACTGTATTTACAGGTGTAGCCATCGTGAAGAAATCCAGAGAGGAAAAATATACCTTCTACGAAAAGACCGATGTCACTTTTTTACCACTCACCAATGAGATGATTGACTACTACATCCGCAGCGCTACTCCGCTCGACAAAGCCGGCGCTTACGGCATCCAAGACTGGTCAGCCTGCTTTGTGGAAAAGATTAACGGTTGTTACAACAACGTGGTGGGATTCCCCATCTCAAAATTTGCCCAACTATTGAGAACAGCAAAGATTCAGAAGCGGTTCAGTACCAATTCCTTCGCCTTATGA
- the porU gene encoding type IX secretion system sortase PorU gives MAIRLNNRGVGSSKMPLEITGLGAKFQIHSNGALLIFELSSPIEYSRPSRILRVVPLSLALITFLAGQSWTVLESSTANLTLSIENPAPGESYYLEELRWRIGLPEKSLPRIVVTSIESRPFSESPRHPFTFEPADQTLRWERLDRYRDLNVGILKFTPLIYRGDDLHLVTKAVVTVYFPQARSVPLRTGHAEALLYAHSIVNWSEAKGWLQRPLQMRKSARQKSVSGQWYRFPVPEDGMYRITAATLQSAGIDIATLDPFALRMFTNPKGGRPMSHEIGAAVPENLIEVGFKVKGASDGVFHEGDEIVLYGRGPAGFDISEDNDVIYTQNPYANDNTYWLNIPDDPDLEGKRVTVEDVEAENPVSLDYGLAYRHDEEDIENPFESGLLWVGAGVPTGQTVAAVLTLHHPKQDIEATIDLSLFGGTSSDSEEYPVHFVKIYQRGMQQDTLLATKSWSGLSLRDFSTTLKGSLLRDGPNNYIVYENASSDPASKIFLDWTTVKYGQELVWEGLPFEFWAPSNVSVARFAVAQVNSDVNVWDVSDFTTPIEETIVLSGNTGFFEKLLSQNEQERFIVFNDKEIQEITDITYMENQLFTTLRTEIYPVDHIIIAPEEFAAAAEKLRSYRQNSIVAPLKAIYDEFSGGTQDPLAIRYFLKWTKDNWRNPADGSFPSYVLLLGDGDYDYRNLSQNSHNMVPTFQSGQTFTTSSDDRFTYLDGKVPEMAIGRFPAVSLADAENMVDKTIAYENNPDIGLWRRRITLIADDFARPSFGSIELTHTKNSEEVAAMIPKTLETRKIYMEEFPAVNDGSQYGVTKPGASEALFDLLEQGTALLNYIGHGSAYQWAQEGLLSSARGDLSSINTGAKLPVWVAATCSWGKYDRVEGSAMSEDIMRDAENGGIAIISTNGLITFSANRNFILNLFASFFPEQSVDDLTLGAIYSSIKDGSTGSEMFHLFGDPGLTIALPSDTVTVTDVSPDTLVALETGSYSGSVMADAPTQGEGYVIIYDADRTVSRIYEHEEYTEEMTYSLLGRTLFRGLLPYTGGLFQGEFILPKDINYATTDGQLTVFLHGSAGDDLWQGLGMKEGLILTGGTSNPVDSDGPLISFAYGERGVEWGDHIAESGQLTVILSDPLGINVTEEVGHTVRAWFNDDENSAKNITDRFVYDAGSYTSGSLDLSLSDLPKGESHITVEAWDNANNPNQKSISFHITADEELRLTNVFNYPNPFSDKTQFGFEVNREAEVTIKIFTLSGVLVKVIEPMESYYGYTHIDWNGRDDFEGDIANGAYLYQITAVPVDGGKKAKHIGKIAKYR, from the coding sequence AGAATCCCGCTCCGGGCGAGTCCTATTACCTAGAGGAGTTGCGCTGGAGGATTGGACTGCCCGAAAAATCTCTGCCGAGGATTGTAGTCACTTCCATAGAGTCGCGGCCTTTCAGCGAATCACCCCGCCACCCTTTCACGTTCGAGCCCGCAGATCAGACTCTACGTTGGGAAAGACTCGACCGCTACCGCGATCTCAACGTTGGCATTCTGAAGTTCACTCCGCTGATCTACAGAGGCGATGATCTTCATCTGGTGACGAAGGCGGTTGTGACGGTCTATTTCCCGCAAGCGCGCTCAGTGCCACTGAGAACAGGACATGCCGAAGCACTCCTCTATGCTCACTCCATCGTCAACTGGTCTGAAGCGAAGGGATGGCTGCAGCGCCCGCTTCAAATGAGGAAATCGGCAAGACAGAAATCAGTGAGCGGCCAGTGGTACCGCTTTCCAGTACCCGAGGACGGCATGTATAGAATCACAGCCGCTACTCTTCAATCTGCCGGCATTGATATCGCGACTCTCGATCCCTTTGCTCTACGCATGTTCACCAATCCGAAGGGAGGCCGACCCATGTCGCATGAGATCGGTGCAGCTGTACCGGAGAATCTGATAGAGGTCGGTTTCAAAGTGAAAGGTGCGTCAGACGGCGTTTTCCACGAGGGGGACGAAATTGTTCTCTACGGACGAGGGCCGGCGGGCTTCGACATTTCCGAAGACAACGATGTCATCTATACGCAGAATCCATACGCCAACGACAACACCTACTGGCTTAACATTCCCGACGATCCCGATCTGGAGGGAAAACGGGTTACCGTGGAAGATGTGGAAGCGGAGAATCCAGTCTCGCTGGATTACGGTCTAGCCTACCGACACGATGAAGAGGATATTGAAAATCCGTTTGAGTCAGGACTTCTATGGGTGGGAGCCGGCGTCCCTACCGGCCAGACAGTGGCTGCGGTATTGACTCTACACCACCCGAAACAGGATATCGAAGCCACCATCGATCTGTCACTCTTTGGCGGCACCTCCAGCGATTCAGAGGAATACCCTGTCCATTTTGTCAAAATCTACCAGAGAGGTATGCAGCAGGATACGCTGCTGGCTACGAAATCGTGGTCGGGACTGTCACTTCGTGATTTTTCAACCACTCTTAAGGGATCCCTCCTGCGTGACGGCCCCAACAACTACATCGTCTATGAGAACGCCTCCAGTGACCCTGCATCCAAGATTTTCCTCGACTGGACAACGGTGAAGTACGGACAGGAGCTGGTGTGGGAAGGTTTACCGTTCGAATTTTGGGCACCGTCAAATGTGAGTGTCGCCAGGTTTGCTGTGGCGCAGGTCAACTCAGACGTGAATGTTTGGGATGTGTCGGACTTCACTACGCCCATTGAAGAAACCATCGTCCTCAGCGGCAATACCGGCTTTTTCGAAAAACTGCTTTCTCAGAATGAACAGGAACGATTCATAGTCTTCAACGACAAGGAGATTCAGGAGATCACCGATATCACTTATATGGAGAACCAATTGTTCACCACCCTGCGGACAGAGATATACCCTGTTGATCATATTATTATCGCTCCAGAGGAATTCGCGGCGGCAGCGGAAAAACTTAGGAGCTATCGCCAAAACTCAATTGTGGCGCCGCTGAAGGCGATCTATGACGAATTCTCTGGGGGGACTCAAGACCCCCTCGCCATCCGCTACTTTCTGAAATGGACTAAGGATAACTGGCGCAATCCGGCGGACGGATCATTTCCCAGCTACGTCCTTCTTCTGGGTGACGGCGACTACGACTATCGCAACCTTTCGCAAAATTCACACAATATGGTACCGACATTTCAGTCCGGGCAGACGTTTACTACTTCATCAGATGATCGTTTTACCTATCTTGACGGCAAGGTTCCTGAGATGGCTATTGGACGATTCCCGGCGGTTTCGCTAGCCGATGCCGAAAATATGGTAGATAAGACAATTGCTTACGAAAACAACCCTGATATCGGTCTCTGGCGGCGGCGAATAACCCTCATTGCAGACGATTTTGCCCGCCCGAGTTTTGGCTCAATTGAGTTGACGCATACTAAGAACAGTGAGGAAGTAGCCGCCATGATCCCAAAAACGCTGGAGACGCGCAAGATCTATATGGAGGAATTTCCGGCGGTAAACGACGGTTCACAATACGGCGTCACCAAGCCGGGCGCCTCGGAGGCGCTGTTTGATCTGCTGGAGCAAGGGACAGCACTCTTAAACTATATTGGTCACGGCTCGGCCTATCAGTGGGCACAGGAAGGACTGCTTTCATCGGCGCGGGGAGACCTTTCATCTATTAACACAGGTGCGAAGCTCCCCGTCTGGGTTGCCGCCACCTGCAGCTGGGGAAAGTACGACCGCGTGGAAGGCAGTGCCATGTCGGAAGATATTATGCGGGACGCGGAGAACGGCGGTATCGCCATCATCAGTACAAATGGCCTCATCACCTTCTCCGCCAACAGAAACTTTATCCTCAATCTTTTCGCCAGCTTCTTCCCGGAACAAAGTGTGGACGACCTGACGCTGGGAGCCATATACAGCTCCATCAAGGACGGCTCCACTGGCAGTGAAATGTTTCACCTGTTCGGAGATCCGGGACTGACAATCGCACTACCGTCAGATACTGTAACGGTGACCGATGTTTCTCCCGATACCCTTGTGGCGTTGGAGACCGGCAGTTACTCGGGATCCGTCATGGCTGATGCTCCCACTCAAGGAGAAGGATACGTCATCATCTATGATGCCGACCGTACTGTTTCGCGCATCTATGAGCACGAAGAATATACGGAAGAGATGACCTACTCACTTCTGGGCCGCACCCTTTTTCGCGGTCTCCTGCCTTACACAGGCGGACTGTTCCAGGGCGAATTCATCCTTCCCAAAGATATCAACTACGCCACAACGGATGGACAGCTGACTGTATTTCTTCACGGCAGTGCTGGCGATGATCTCTGGCAGGGACTCGGTATGAAGGAGGGACTTATCCTCACCGGCGGAACGTCAAATCCCGTCGATTCTGACGGTCCCCTTATCTCCTTCGCGTACGGTGAAAGGGGTGTTGAATGGGGTGATCATATTGCAGAAAGTGGCCAACTGACTGTCATCCTCTCCGATCCACTCGGCATCAATGTTACGGAAGAAGTCGGTCACACCGTTCGCGCCTGGTTCAATGACGACGAAAACAGCGCTAAAAACATTACCGATCGATTTGTCTATGATGCGGGAAGTTACACCAGTGGTAGCCTCGACCTCTCCCTGTCAGATCTTCCCAAAGGTGAGTCTCACATTACGGTGGAGGCGTGGGATAACGCAAACAACCCCAACCAAAAGTCCATCTCGTTCCACATCACAGCAGACGAGGAACTGCGTCTCACCAATGTCTTTAACTACCCCAACCCCTTCAGCGACAAGACGCAGTTCGGCTTCGAGGTAAACAGGGAGGCTGAAGTCACTATCAAGATATTTACACTGTCAGGCGTGCTGGTTAAGGTGATAGAGCCGATGGAGAGCTACTACGGCTACACACACATCGACTGGAACGGTAGAGATGATTTTGAGGGTGATATCGCTAATGGAGCCTATCTCTACCAGATTACGGCGGTACCGGTGGATGGCGGAAAAAAAGCAAAACATATAGGAAAGATAGCGAAGTACCGCTGA